Proteins encoded in a region of the Anopheles ziemanni chromosome 2, idAnoZiCoDA_A2_x.2, whole genome shotgun sequence genome:
- the LOC131294717 gene encoding chymotrypsin-2-like, with amino-acid sequence MKASRCLHFSLFAIAVSAALAIPAPTGLFDNKDRRIVNGTDASILDFPFMISLRGRTGRHSCGGSILSELWILTAGHCVSSVTVAQETVQVGRTEVSLDVDESVYSIEEVIRHPGYDSSNSFINDIALLKLARCLTFSDRVYPVRLPRYMFEVEDDPNDLEVTLIGWGLNATGGVAPTTLQRIEYYVIPNEECNAIHSSTIHPSQICAAYPGGGKGQCGGDSGGPLLHHGVQVGIVSWSVRPCGAAPYPGVLTKVSHHLDFIREHTRILH; translated from the exons ATGAAAGCAAGCAGGTGTTTGCACTTTTCGCTTTTTGCTATTGCAGTCAGTGCAGCTCTCG CCATACCAGCACCAACAGGACTCTTCGACAATAAAGACCGCAGGATCGTCAACGGTACCGATGCGTCCATCCTAGATTTTCCCTTTATGATATCCCTTCGTGGTAGAACCGGACGCCACTCTTGTGGAGGAAGTATCCTGTCCGAGCTATGGATACTTACGGCTGGTCACTGTGTTTCATCGGTCACAGTCGCGCAGGAGACGGTTCAAGTGGGACGCACTGAGGTTTCTTTGGATGTGGACGAATCAGTGTACAGCATCGAGGAAGTCATTCGTCATCCTGGATACGATTCCAGCAACAGTTTCATCAACGATATCGCTCTGTTGAAGCTAGCAAGGTGCCTAACGTTTAGTGATCGTGTCTATCCGGTTCGGTTACCTCGCTATATGTTTGAAGTCGAGGACGATCCAAATGATCTCGAAGTGACTCTGATTGGTTGGGGATTAAATGCTACCGGTGGAGTAGCTCCCACCACGCTCCAGCGTATCGAATATTACGTCATTCCGAATGAGGAGTGCAACGCGATCCATTCGAGCACAATCCATCCGTCACAAATTTGTGCCGCCTATCCTGGAGGCGGCAAAGGACAGTGCGGT GGAGATTCTGGGGGTCCACTGCTACATCACGGAGTTCAGGTGGGCATCGTTTCTTGGAGTGTCAGACCGTGTGGTGCTGCACCATATCCTGGCGTCCTGACAAAAGTTTCGCACCACTTGGACTTTATTCGAGAACACACTCGTATTCTGCACTAG
- the LOC131282004 gene encoding splicing factor Cactin has translation MWGDHGEKAAPFVWKKKLEKQGLKDISRRELEALNRKTQLENVIELEKIKKRRLEREHQQQQREDDMYLMQRSKEAAQFDEWQRQEESFHLEQAKLRSKIRIQDGRAKPIDLLAQYISEQNLEESIEMQMHEPYTYLNGLGLDDLEDLLVDIKVYNELEKGKNLDFWTDLTIIVDDEIHKLRKVEAEKQRIATGRREGIHQSVAKDVTEIFRGKTAQQLEDLKKKIEDKINSQQDGLDIGYWESLLSQLKAHMARARLRDRHQDNLRSKLELLKKEQEIQIKKEEQTDDEEAGPSGMGSKTAEQADESSMDSAAAQSESEVPSKASDNHETDLLDECFEAYKKGGYEPKYLQAADIEHGIEIITEEKDEEILDTLRQKVLGINQEEELYSREEMLLRKEARRGMDHDEAEFSVETRVDSQVYLWSDKYRPRKPRYFNRVHTGFEWNKYNQTHYDMDNPPPKIVQGYKFNIFYPDLINKNTTPQYFLTPCSDNGDFATLRFHAGPPYEDIAFKIVNREWEFSYKRGFRCQFQNNIFQLWFHFKRYRYRR, from the coding sequence ATGTGGGGCGATCACGGAGAAAAGGCAGCCCCGTTCGTATGGAAGAAAAAGCTCGAAAAACAAGGCTTGAAAGATATCTCACGGCGGGAGCTGGAAGCATTGAATCGAAAGACGCAGCTTGAGAATGTTATCGAACTGGAGAAGATCAAAAAGCGTCGCCTGGAGCGAgaacatcaacagcagcagcgcgAAGACGATATGTACTTGATGCAGCGCTCGAAAGAAGCGGCCCAGTTCGATGAATGGCAACGGCAGGAAGAATCTTTCCACCTTGAACAGGCCAAGCTGCGTAGCAAAATCCGCATTCAGGATGGGCGCGCCAAGCCGATCGATCTGCTGGCGCAATACATCTCCGAGCAGAATCTGGAGGAATCGATCGAGATGCAAATGCACGAGCCGTACACCTATCTGAACGGGCTGGGTTTGGATGATCTGGAGGATTTGCTCGTCGATATCAAGGTATACAACGAGCTTGAAAAGGGCAAGAATCTAGACTTCTGGACCGATCTGACAATTATCGTAGACGACGAGATCCACAAGCTGCGCAAGGTGGAGGCAGAAAAGCAACGGATTGCGACCGGTCGACGAGAGGGCATCCACCAGAGTGTGGCCAAGGACGTGACGGAGATTTTCCGAGGCAAAACAGCCCAGCAGTTGGAAgatttgaagaagaaaatcgaGGACAAGATCAACAGCCAGCAGGATGGACTAGATATAGGATACTGGGAGAGTCTTCTGTCGCAGCTTAAGGCACATATGGCCCGGGCAAGACTGCGCGATCGGCACCAGGACAATCTCCGCAGCAAGCTGGAGCTGCTCAAAAAGGAACaagaaattcaaatcaaaaaggAAGAACAAACGGACGACGAAGAAGCGGGTCCCTCGGGAATGGGTTCGAAGACTGCGGAACAGGCAGACGAATCATCGATGGATAGCGCTGCAGCACAATCGGAATCGGAAGTGCCCTCTAAGGCTAGCGACAACCACGAGACGGATCTGCTCGATGAGTGTTTCGAGGCGTACAAGAAGGGGGGTTACGAACCGAAGTACCTCCAGGCAGCTGACATAGAGCACGGTATCGAAATCATTACCGAGGAGAAAGACGAAGAAATTTTAGACACACTGCGCCAGAAAGTGCTCGGAATCAACCAGGAGGAAGAGTTGTACTCGCGCGAAGAAATGCTGCTCCGGAAGGAAGCACGTCGAGGCATGGACCACGACGAGGCAGAATTTTCCGTCGAGACACGGGTGGACTCGCAGGTGTACCTATGGTCCGATAAATACCGTCCCCGGAAGCCCCGTTACTTCAACCGAGTACACACCGGATTCGAGTGGAACAAGTACAACCAAACGCACTACGATATGGACAATCCACCGCCGAAGATTGTGCAAGGCTACAAGTTCAACATCTTTTATCCGGATCTGATCAACAAGAACACAACACCACAGTACTTCCTCACGCCCTGCTCGGACAATGGGGACTTTGCGACGCTTCGCTTTCATGCCGGACCACCGTATGAGGACATTGCCTTCAAGATCGTTAATCGCGAGTGGGAATTTAGCTACAAACGTGGTTTTCGATGCCAGTTCCAgaacaacattttccaattgTGGTTCCACTTCAAACGCTACCGTTACCGTCGTTAG
- the LOC131282005 gene encoding 2-aminoadipate transaminase, producing the protein MENVRKEVPMNHLFDGSDLNVYDHKIANLSAGAPGPDLLEESAKYICLATEKRVKYEAENKSFLFQYGPTIGTTEFRENLASFLTEGYRSEVNKSDLVQTSGATSGLHLILSTLVDLAGVIFVDEYTYMIALETISQFNTMKIVPVPLEEDGPNVGTLKGLIEQHRYEAKGKLFWGVYYTMPTFHNPTGIVFSEDKCHQLIKLARESDILIACDDVYNLLHYGDPDGAPPKRLFAYDIADLGVVEGWRGNVISNGSFSKILSPGIRLGWMECPPRCVEAFRNSGVLKSGGAANNYTGGIVSTLIQMGLARRQVQLYSSNYSARLQAMLETLETHLPKECSFSRPQGGYFVWIRFPEHIDCVALNQYSIEKHRVAGVPGPRFSYSGEARNFIRFTFAFHAPDYLRRSVASFCAAARDFMAKTGPA; encoded by the exons ATGGAAAACGTTCGGAAAGAAGTGCCGATGAACCACCTGTTCGATGGAAGCGATCTGAATGTGTACGATCACAAGATCGCCAACCTGTCGGCCGGCGCTCCTGGGCCGGATCTGTTAGAGGAGAGTGCGAAATATATCTGTTTGGCCACCGAAAAACGGGTG AAATATGAAgcagaaaataaatcattcctCTTCCAATATGGACCTACTATTGGCACGACGGAATTTCGCGAAAACCTTGCATCTTTCCTCACCGAGGGCTACCGCAGTGAGGTCAACAA GTCCGATCTGGTTCAAACCAGTGGAGCTACGAGCGGGCTTCACCTGATACTGTCGACGCTGGTCGATCTGGCAGGGGTAATATTCGTCGACGAGTACACGTACATGATTGCTCTCGAAACCATATCACAGTTTAACACAATGAAAATAGTTCCTG TGCCCCTCGAAGAGGACGGTCCCAATGTGGGCACCCTGAAGGGCTTGATCGAGCAGCACCGCTACGAAGCGAAAGGGAAACTATTCTGGGGTGTTTATTACACTATGCCGACCTTCCACAATCCAACGGGAATTGTTTTTTCTGAGG ACAAGTGTCATCAGCTGATAAAACTCGCCCGCGAAAGCGATATCTTGATTGCGTGCGACGATGTGTACAATTTATTGCACTACGGTGATCCTGATGGCGCACCACCGAAGCGTTTGTTTGCCTACGATATCGCTGACCTGGGAGTGGTGGAGGGCTGGCGTGGAAATGTCATATCGAACGGATCCTTCTCGAAGATCCTTTCGCCCGGCATACGGCTCGGTTGGATGGAGTGCCCTCCGCGATGTGTAGAAGCCTTCCGTAATAG CGGAGTTCTGAAAAGCGGTGGCGCGGCCAATAACTACACCGGAGGAATCGTCAGCACCCTCATCCAGATGGGTTTGGCCCGACGGCAGGTGCAACTGTACAGCAGCAACTACTCAGCACGGCTACAGGCAATGCTGGAAACGCTTGAGACCCACCTTCCCAAGGAGTGCAGCTTCAGTAGACCCCAGGGAGGATACTTCGTATGGATACGCTTTCCCGAGCACATCGACTGTGTGGCGCTAAACCAATACAGCATAGAAAAGCATCGAGTGGCTGGGGTTCCCGGGCCAAGATTTTCCTATTCCGGTGAGGCGCGCAATTTCATTCGTTTCACATTCGCCTTCCATGCTCCAGATTATCTGCGACGCAGTGTGGCGTCCTTCTGCGCAGCGGCAAGGGACTTTATGGCCAAAACCGGCCCAGCTTAA
- the LOC131282006 gene encoding LOW QUALITY PROTEIN: LIM/homeobox protein Awh-like (The sequence of the model RefSeq protein was modified relative to this genomic sequence to represent the inferred CDS: substituted 1 base at 1 genomic stop codon), translating to XQKELRSCTACGEPISDKFLLDVGGCSWHSACLRCCICHTPLDHQPSCFLRERQIYCKADYTKTFGTKCVRCSRTISATDWVRRARDLIFHLACFACDSCGRQLSTGEQFALVDDKVLCKTHYSEMFDCGTSSDDGCEADGYQKNNKTKRVRTTFTEEQLQILQANFNIDSNPDGQDLERIASVTGLSKRVTQVWFQNSRARQKKHVQVPREGELNPFARHINLQLSYTFQQSNVLHSSMHFGAGGGLSNGLPFGGGSFNGSHQHASNNNNNSSSINNNHSSKSSAYSAQDSSLDELSEDSAIHCMQSEA from the exons TAACAGAAAGAGCTTCGTTCCTGCACGGCCTGCGGTGAGCCAATATCGGACAAGTTCCTGCTGGATGTCGGCGGCTGCTCGTGGCATTCCGCTTGCTTACGCTGCTGCATCTGCCACACGCCTCTCGACCATCAACCGTCCTGTTTTCTGCGGGAGCGACAAATCTACTGCAAGGCAGACTACACCAA GACATTCGGCACGAAGTGCGTTCGGTGTAGCCGCACGATCAGCGCCACCGATTGGGTCCGACGGGCCCGGGATCTTATCTTCCATCTTGCCTGCTTCGCCTGTGATAGCTGTGGGCGCCAGTTGTCCACCGGAGAACAATTCGCCCTCGTAGACGATAAAGTGCTGTGCAAGACACACTACTCCGAGATGTTTGACTGCGGTACCTCGAGCGACG ATGGTTGTGAGGCGGATGGATAtcagaaaaataacaaaacaaaacgcgtCCGGACGACCTTCACCGAAGAGCAGCTGCAGATCTTGCAGGCCAACTTCAACATCGACAGCAACCCGGACGGACAAGATCTGGAGCGGATAGCATCGGTGACTGGCCTCAGTAAGCGGGTGACGCAAGTCTGGTTCCAGAACTCCCGCGCACGCCAGAAAAAACACGTCCAAG TTCCTAGAGAGGGTGAACTGAACCCTTTCGCCAGGCACATCAACCTGCAGCTTTCGTACACCTTCCAGCAGTCGAACGTGCTGCACAGTTCAATGCATTTCGGTGCTGGTGGGGGCCTCAGCAATGGGTTGCCCTTCGGCGGTGGTAGCTTCAACGGTAGTCATCAACACGCtagcaataataataacaatagtaGTAGCATCAACAACAATCACTCATCGAAGTCATCCGCCTACAGTGCACAAG ATTCCTCCCTAGATGAACTCTCGGAGGACTCCGCCATACACTGTATGCAAAGTGAAGCCTAG